From a single Salmo salar chromosome ssa22, Ssal_v3.1, whole genome shotgun sequence genomic region:
- the LOC106583539 gene encoding green-sensitive opsin-3, which translates to MNGTEGNNFYIPMSNKTGLVRSPFLYPQYYLADPWQFYLLAVYMFFLICFGFPINGLTLYVTATNKKLQQPLNFILVNLALAGLIMVLFGFTITITSAVNGYFIWGPLGCAIEGFMATLGGQVALWSLVVLAIERYIVVCKPMGSFKFSVAHAGAGVGFTWVMAATCAVPPLVGWSRYIPEGMQCSCGPDYYTLSPGYNNDSYVIYMFVCHFMVPVFIIAFTYGSLVLTVKAAAASQQDSASTQKAEKEVTRMCLLMVMGFLIAWTPYASVAAWIFFNKGAAFTAQFMAVPAFFSKSSAIFNPVIYVLMNKQFRNCMLAAVGIAAPEDETSVSTSKTEVSSVGPA; encoded by the exons ATGAACGGCACTGAGGGCAACAACTTCTACATCCCCATGTCCAACAAGACTGGGCTTGTAAGGAGTCCTTTTCTATACCCTCAGTACTACTTGGCAGATCCATGGCAATTCTATCTGCTTGCTGTCTACATGTTCTTCCTGATCTGCTTTGGATTCCCCATCAATGGTCTGACCCTGTACGTCACAGCCACAAACAAGAAGCTCCAGCAACCTCTGAACTTCATTCTGGTCAACTTGGCTCTGGCTGGATTGATCATGGTCCTCTTTGGATTCACCATCACCATTACATCTGCTGTCAATGGCTACTTCATCTGGGGACCATTGGGCTGTGCTATTGAGGGATTCATGGCTACACTTGGAG gtcaggtggCTCTGTGGTCTCTGGTGGTGCTGGCAATTGAGAGATACATTGTGGTCTGCAAGCCCATGGGCAGCTTCAAGTTCAGTGTTGCCCATGCTGGTGCTGGTGTTGGATTCACCTGGGTGATGGCTGCCACCTGCGCTGTTCCCCCACTGGTTGGCTGGTCCAG ATACATCCCTGAGGGCATGCAGTGTTCATGTGGACCTGACTACTATACTCTGAGTCCAGGCTACAACAATGACTCATATGTCATATACATGTTTGTCTGCCACTTCATGGTTCCAGTCTTCATCATTGCCTTCACTTATGGAAGCCTTGTCCTCACAGTCAAGGCG GCGGCAGCTTCCCAGCAGGACTCAGCATCCACCCAGAAAGCTGAGAAGGAAGTGACACGTATGTGCCTCCTGATGGTTATGGGTTTTCTGATTGCCTGGACCCCCTATGCCTCTGTTGCTGCTTGGATCTTCTTCAACAAAGGAGCTGCTTTCACTGCCCAGTTCATGGCTGTCCCAGCCTTCTTCTCAAAGAGCTCAGCCATCTTCAACCCAGTCATCTATGTGCTGATGAACAAACAG ttccgtAACTGCATGCTGGCTGCTGTAGGCATAGCAGCCCCTGAGGATGAGACTTCTGTGTCAACAAGCAAGACAGAAGTGTCTTCTGTGGGCCCTGCATAG
- the LOC100136942 gene encoding RH2 opsin (The RefSeq protein has 2 substitutions compared to this genomic sequence): protein MQNGTEGSNFYIPMSNRTGLVRSPFLYQQYYLAPPWQYHGLAVYMFFLICFGFPINGLTLYVTATNKKLRQPLNFILVNLAAAGMIMVLFGFTITITSAVNGYFIWGPLGCAIEGFMATLGGEVALWSLVVLAVERYIVVCKPMGSFTFTSTHAGAGVAFTWIAAMTCAAPPLLGWSRYIPEGMQCSCGPDYYTLAEGFNNESYVIYMFSCHFIIPVCLIAFTYGSLVLTVKAAAASQQDSASTQKAEKEVTRMCVLMVCGFMIAWTPYATLAAYIFFNKGIAFSAQSMAIPAFFSKSSALFNPIIYVLMNKQFRGCMLATVGMKAEEDETSVSTSKTEVSSVGPA from the exons ATGCAGAACGGCACAGAAGGAAGCAACTTCTACATTCCCATGTCCAACCGGACTGGGCTTGTAAGGAGTCCTTTTCTATACCAACAGTACTACTTGGCACCTCCATGGCAATACTATGGTCTTGCTGTCTACATGTTCTTCCTGATCTGCTTTGGATTCCCCATCAACGGGCTGACCTTGTATGTCACAGCCACAAACAAGAAGCTTCGGCAACCCCTTAACTTCATCCTGGTCAACTTGGCTGCAGCTGGAATGATAATGGTCCTCTTTGgattcaccatcaccatcacatcTGCTGTCAATGGCTACTTCATCTGGGGACCATTGGGCTGTGCTATTGAGGGCTTCATGGCTACACTTGGAG GTGAGGTTGCCCTGTGGTCTCTGGTAGTGCTGGCTGTCGAGAGATACATTGTGGTCTGCAAGCCCATGGGAAGCTTCACGTTCACTTCCACCCATGCTGGTGCTGGTGTTGCATTCACCTGGATAGCTGCTATGGCTTGTGCTGCTCCCCCACTGCTTGGATGGTCCAG GTACATCCCAGAGGGCATGCAGTGCTCATGTGGACCTGACTACTACACCTTGGCCGAAGGCTTCAACAATGAATCATATGTGATTTACATGTTCAGCTGCCACTTCATCATCCCAGTCTGTTTGATCGCCTTCACTTATGGAAGTCTTGTCCTCACAGTCAAGGCG GCTGCAGCTTCCCAGCAGGACTCAGCATCTACCCAGAAAGCTGAGAAGGAAGTCACTCGTATGTGCGTCCTGATGGTTTGTGGTTTCATGATCGCCTGGACCCCCTATGCCACCCTCGCTGCCTACATCTTTTTCAACAAAGGAATTGCCTTCAGTGCCCAGTCCATGGCTATACCTGCCTTCTTCTCCAAGAGTTCAGCCTTGTTCAACCCCATTATCTATGTGTTGATGAACAAACAG TTCCGTGGCTGCATGCTGGCCACTGTAGGGATGAAAGCAGAAGAAGATGAGACTTCTGTGTCAACAAGCAAGACAGAAGTGTCTTCTGTGGGCCCTGCATAG